The following are encoded together in the Rana temporaria chromosome 12, aRanTem1.1, whole genome shotgun sequence genome:
- the LOC120918638 gene encoding tigger transposable element-derived protein 4-like: MSSDQTVKDTRNHLPTCKKRRDSTLAEKVKILELLQQPKASQSSVARNMGLSQSTISRVMKKRDEILERWNQNENPSRKRNRPFKHAKVDEALLEWLLFAKANKLPISGPILMRQAEVIAKQIGCPQFKPSNGWLWRWKERYRLFYRGDLLLGDKRHGGGIIESRYVKILPKPTSIIKMESNSVVDKRYSSCHLTSVRHVQRERDVHMQLEHYGQCAQGNSLSKPVLLARISKDYHLEDIFCAVGSSFQFRLMSRPGKTLKPKESLCIWFCCNTDGTEKLKLLVTHNLSPRSLGTHYLSPVSLKASENGYLTDKLLIEWLLNWDAKLAKQERKILLAFTTHNAGPKVKLQNISLCIFPKENPLSGHHFGEELVNEFNMFYRQFLLERLKEDTNIGVRPEISLLQKMSEITLVEASYTMNKAWLRVTPHTIKSSFQKQEVIQTLCSNKNDPPEARPHKVISFPISQESNSNVVNSAVLTTGQVSYRTITIKEENDDEHENLEYESTCTGLLSPNQKAQVAFSTSGGKPKLTSLKPHPKVIDRKGDSTFPIKTEDKRQCVNVQEIRQACDVIQCFLSSEKQDMSIFCALQNQIETCLANSNSKKNI, translated from the coding sequence TGAAGGACACCCGTAATCATTTGCCAACATGCAAAAAGAGACGGGACTCTACTCTGGCAGAAAAAGTGAAAATCCTGGAACTTCTACAGCAGCCCAAAGCCTCTCAATCATCAGTGGCTAGAAATATGGGTCTATCACAGTCTACCATTAGTAGAGTAATGAAGAAGAGAGACGAGATATTGGAGCGTTGGAACCAGAATGAGAATCCAAGCAGAAAACGAAACCGACCTTTTAAGCATGCCAAAGTAGACGAAGCTCTGCTAGAATGGCTTTTGTTTGCCAAGGCCAATAAGCTACCCATTTCTGGACCTATTCTTATGAGGCAGGCAGAGGTCATTGCCAAGCAGATTGGTTGCCCACAGTTCAAGCCTTCCAATGGATGGTTGTGGCGATGGAAAGAGAGATATCGACTGTTCTACAGAGGAGATCTTCTACTAGGCGACAAAAGACATGGTGGTGGGATTATTGAAAGTAGATATGTTAAAATCCTACCAAAACCTACATCAATTATCAAAATGGAGTCAAACAGTGTAGTGGATAAAAGATATTCCAGTTGCCATTTAACATCAGTAAGACATGTTCAAAGAGAACGAGATGTTCACATGCAGTTGGAACACTATGGCCAATGTGCCCAAGGCAATTCTTTAAGCAAGCCTGTGCTTCTTGCTCGAATTTCCAAAGATTACCATTTGGAAGATATTTTTTGTGCTGTAGGGTCTTCTTTTCAATTCAGACTCATGTCAAGACCAGGGAAGACCTTAAAGCCAAAGGAGTCCCTCTGCATCTGGTTCTGTTGCAACACAGATGGAACAGAAAAGCTTAAATTGTTAGTTACTCACAATCTTTCACCAAGATCCTTGGGAACGCACTATCTTTCTCCTGTATCCCTGAAGGCCAGTGAAAATGGTTATTTGACTGATAAACTGCTTATTGAGTGGCTTCTAAACTGGGATGCCAAACTTGCTAAACAGGAAAGAAAaattttactggcatttactacCCACAATGCTGGACCAAAAGTGAAACTCCAAAACATCTCACTTTGCATTTTCCCGAAGGAAAATCCTTTATCAGGCCATCATTTTGGAGAAGAGTTGGTAAATGAGTTCAATATGTTCTACAGACAGTTTCTTCTTGAGAGACTGAAAGAAGACACAAACATTGGTGTGAGACCTGAGATATCCCTACTTCAAAAAATGAGTGAGATTACCCTTGTAGAGGCTAGTTATACCATGAACAAGGCATGGTTAAGGGTAACACCCCATACTATAAAATCCAGTTTTCAGAAGCAAGAAGTTATCCAAACTCTTTGTTCAAACAAAAATGATCCACCAGAGGCAAGACCTCATAAGGTTATATCTTTCCCAATTTCACAAGAGAGCAACAGTAATGTTGTCAATTCTGCCGTATTAACTACAGGTCAGGTATCTTACAGGACAATCACTATTAAAGAGGAGAATGATGATGAGCATGAAAACCTTGAATATGAATCCACATGTACTGGTCTACTGTCTCCAAACCAAAAAGCACAAGTTGCCTTTTCAACCAGTGGTGGTAAGCCCAAACTAACAAGTTTAAAGCCACATCCAAAGGTTATTGATAGAAAAGGAGACTCCACATTTCCCATCAAAACCGAAGACAAAAGGCAGTGCGTCAATGTTCAGGAGATCAGACAAGCTTGTGACGTGATTCAGTGTTTTTTGTCAAGCGAAAAACAAGACATGAGCATTTTTTGTGCACTGCAAAACCAAATTGAGACATGTTTGGCAAACTCAAATAGtaagaaaaacatttaa